A stretch of Stenotrophomonas indicatrix DNA encodes these proteins:
- a CDS encoding APH(3')-II family aminoglycoside O-phosphotransferase, with amino-acid sequence MEARPSDGGVMPLPSQWRSALRDADIEMQGIGVSRADVARVRRQGLPDAFLKSEVIDAFSELEGEILRLRWLRAQGQPVPTVLDTAEEGGRRWLLMSALPGHDLASSPTLAPDQVVVLLADALRALHALPVAGCPFDHRLASRLPEVAARVAAGLIDADDFDDERLGQSAEQVHAELIAACPADEDLVVAHGDACLPNLVAVDGRFSGFIDCGRLGVADRCQDLALAARSLVHNYDDTRWLAPLLARYGMGADERRLAFYRLLDEFF; translated from the coding sequence ATGGAAGCACGACCGAGCGATGGCGGTGTAATGCCCTTGCCGTCGCAGTGGCGCAGCGCGCTGCGCGATGCAGATATCGAGATGCAGGGCATCGGCGTGTCGCGCGCCGATGTGGCGCGGGTGCGACGTCAAGGGTTGCCGGATGCGTTCCTGAAATCGGAAGTGATCGATGCCTTCAGCGAACTGGAGGGCGAAATCCTGCGTCTGCGTTGGCTGCGGGCACAGGGACAGCCGGTGCCAACGGTGTTGGATACGGCGGAGGAGGGCGGCCGGCGTTGGCTGCTGATGAGCGCGTTGCCCGGGCATGACCTGGCATCGTCGCCGACGCTGGCGCCCGACCAGGTGGTCGTGCTGCTGGCTGACGCGCTGCGCGCCCTGCATGCGCTGCCGGTTGCCGGTTGTCCGTTCGATCATCGCCTTGCATCGCGTTTGCCGGAGGTCGCTGCGCGCGTTGCCGCAGGGTTGATCGATGCGGATGATTTCGACGATGAGCGTCTGGGCCAGAGCGCCGAGCAGGTGCATGCCGAGCTGATCGCAGCGTGTCCGGCGGATGAGGATCTGGTGGTAGCGCACGGCGATGCATGCCTGCCGAATCTGGTGGCGGTCGACGGCCGCTTCAGCGGTTTCATCGATTGCGGCCGGCTGGGTGTGGCTGATCGTTGCCAGGATCTGGCGTTGGCCGCACGCAGCCTGGTCCACAACTATGACGACACCCGCTGGCTTGCGCCCTTGCTGGCCCGCTATGGCATGGGTGCCGATGAGCGCCGACTCGCGTTCTACCGCCTGCTGGACGAGTTCTTCTAG
- a CDS encoding EAL domain-containing protein, whose product MDALSRLSTRVLDSALPSLPLYLLQATAVIGMIGVFLIATRRGGHAMEGRRVYIGAILGLIYLFNSWFVAGYAQGVVKLNLGIDILLISGLLGGWRGGVTCLLASLLARYQFSGTQYFLPASLEAALQVLAGIWLRGRIYPRMLTHFSLRLILQAWAVRIAVTLIGLVLGVAIIGSAQLPLLELATQRVLALPVSLLVLVAVFALVYNDAQIDAQRQREHAWMRIDPVSGLPNLRALDERLQRHWRSSEDRGNACLIVTEMGNLQDLLLRYGPLNDSGLWNPHNAEAVRRTLLHARPTDAMEIYQFGDSALAILLLDASLADLRADTELPALADRLSTVIGDDWPGFRPVFRCAVVELQPPTQDDSSIPFRAVTLALNAIESGVVFFDDPIQRDSEVDALIETALDHWLQHADAPLYYQPKFRLQDRHLVGAEALLRMRDGDGHLIAPMRVVSLLRRRGRLAELEWATLQAATAFLGHCRDDGHTLTIAVNVSAESLRQPGFGARLCTLLEQQRIPGAMLRLEIVEWTEIVERDVVDANVVVLLAAGMSLSLDDFGAGYSTLILLSQLSVAEVKIERALIATLSDAKSQSIVRFIVEVAHRCGAIVVAEGTETPAQEQLLRALGVDVGQGYLYARALPPEQFRQLA is encoded by the coding sequence ATCGATGCGCTATCGAGGCTCTCGACCCGGGTTCTGGACAGCGCCCTGCCCAGCCTGCCGCTGTACCTGCTGCAGGCCACTGCGGTGATCGGCATGATCGGCGTGTTCCTGATCGCCACCCGCCGCGGCGGCCATGCCATGGAAGGACGTCGCGTCTACATCGGCGCGATCCTCGGCCTGATCTACCTGTTCAATTCATGGTTCGTGGCCGGCTACGCGCAGGGCGTGGTCAAACTCAACCTCGGCATCGACATCCTGCTGATCAGCGGTCTGCTGGGCGGCTGGCGCGGCGGCGTGACCTGCCTGCTGGCCAGCCTGCTGGCGCGCTACCAGTTCTCCGGCACGCAGTATTTCCTGCCCGCCAGCCTGGAAGCGGCGCTGCAGGTGCTGGCAGGCATCTGGCTGCGCGGGCGGATATACCCGCGCATGCTCACCCACTTCTCGCTGCGGTTGATCCTGCAGGCCTGGGCGGTGCGCATCGCGGTGACCTTGATCGGGCTGGTGTTGGGCGTGGCGATCATCGGCAGCGCGCAGCTGCCCCTGCTGGAACTGGCCACCCAGCGCGTGCTGGCCCTGCCGGTGTCACTGCTGGTGCTGGTGGCCGTATTCGCGCTGGTCTACAACGATGCGCAGATCGATGCCCAGCGCCAACGCGAACATGCGTGGATGCGCATCGACCCGGTGAGCGGCCTGCCCAACCTGCGCGCCCTCGACGAGCGTCTGCAGCGTCATTGGCGCAGCAGCGAAGACCGCGGCAACGCGTGCCTGATCGTGACCGAGATGGGCAACCTGCAGGACCTGCTGCTGCGCTATGGCCCGCTCAATGACAGTGGCCTGTGGAACCCGCACAACGCCGAGGCCGTGCGCCGCACCCTGCTGCATGCGCGACCGACCGATGCGATGGAGATCTATCAGTTCGGTGACAGCGCGCTGGCGATCCTGCTGCTGGATGCTAGCCTTGCCGATCTCCGCGCGGATACCGAACTGCCTGCGTTGGCCGACCGCCTGTCCACGGTGATCGGCGATGACTGGCCGGGCTTCCGCCCGGTGTTCCGCTGCGCGGTGGTCGAGCTGCAGCCGCCCACGCAGGACGACAGCTCCATCCCGTTCCGCGCGGTCACTCTGGCCTTGAACGCGATCGAGTCCGGTGTTGTGTTCTTCGATGATCCGATCCAGCGCGACAGCGAAGTGGATGCCCTGATCGAGACCGCGCTGGACCACTGGCTGCAGCACGCCGATGCACCACTGTACTACCAGCCCAAGTTCCGCCTGCAGGACCGCCACCTGGTCGGCGCCGAGGCGCTGCTGCGGATGCGCGATGGCGATGGCCACCTGATTGCACCGATGCGGGTGGTTTCGCTGCTGCGCCGTCGCGGACGCCTGGCCGAACTGGAATGGGCCACGCTGCAGGCAGCCACCGCCTTCCTTGGCCACTGCAGGGATGATGGGCATACGCTGACGATCGCAGTGAACGTGTCCGCCGAATCGCTGCGCCAACCCGGTTTCGGCGCACGCCTGTGCACCTTGCTGGAGCAGCAGCGCATACCCGGCGCGATGCTGCGGCTGGAGATCGTCGAATGGACCGAAATCGTCGAGCGCGACGTCGTCGATGCCAACGTCGTCGTTCTGCTGGCCGCTGGCATGAGCCTGTCACTGGACGACTTCGGCGCCGGCTATTCGACCCTGATCCTGCTGTCGCAGCTGTCGGTGGCCGAGGTCAAGATCGAGCGGGCATTGATCGCCACGCTGTCCGATGCCAAGTCGCAGTCCATCGTCCGCTTCATCGTGGAAGTAGCCCACCGCTGCGGTGCCATCGTCGTTGCCGAAGGCACCGAGACCCCGGCGCAGGAGCAGCTGCTGCGTGCGCTGGGGGTGGATGTGGGCCAGGGCTATCTGTATGCACGGGCCCTGCCACCGGAGCAGTTCCGGCAGCTGGCCTGA
- a CDS encoding TetR/AcrR family transcriptional regulator — protein sequence MNRTDRNEQRASQILQAALQCFLSKGFHQTSMRDIAQAAGVSLGNLYNHFPGKEALILATAKAERDELQPLLQRLAGCNGERAQVQGFLRDFHTLCRQPEWALLSVEVLAESARNPAVAAAFAGNRAQLQRGLAEALQEVARRERRRPVLAPALQAQVLLDAIESAALRQGLGEASDVDTDVLDPSLLAALLGARA from the coding sequence ATGAACCGCACCGACCGCAATGAGCAACGCGCCTCGCAGATCCTGCAGGCGGCCCTGCAGTGCTTTCTGTCCAAGGGCTTCCATCAGACCAGCATGCGCGACATCGCGCAGGCGGCCGGGGTCAGCCTGGGCAATCTCTACAACCACTTTCCCGGCAAGGAGGCGCTGATCCTGGCGACGGCCAAGGCCGAACGGGACGAACTGCAGCCGTTGCTGCAGCGGTTGGCGGGATGCAATGGCGAACGTGCGCAGGTGCAGGGGTTCCTGCGGGACTTCCACACCCTGTGCCGGCAGCCGGAATGGGCGCTGTTGAGCGTGGAAGTGCTGGCCGAGAGCGCGCGTAATCCGGCGGTGGCGGCGGCATTCGCTGGCAACCGCGCGCAGTTGCAGCGCGGTCTTGCCGAGGCTTTGCAGGAGGTCGCACGTCGTGAGCGCCGCCGGCCCGTGCTGGCGCCCGCGCTGCAGGCGCAGGTGCTGCTGGATGCGATCGAGAGCGCTGCGCTGCGGCAGGGATTGGGTGAGGCGAGCGATGTCGATACCGACGTGCTTGATCCCTCTCTGCTGGCAGCTCTGCTTGGGGCGCGTGCGTGA
- a CDS encoding SDR family NAD(P)-dependent oxidoreductase: MKLMVIGASKGLGRAFVEGICRPGDTVIGVSRTRPTQLDCSEGVDLHWIEADLSQPARAAASIAAQAPPDLDVLIHNLGIWEETAFSDDYDFLNESDSALAQLVDVNITATLLLLKQLLPRVLGGRRPQLVLTGSTSALPRSGRPEVAFGASKFALNGIADALREGFRQQRLAVTTLQLGYLNTEDALSVPLQQAAARGNGEYVPVHDVVSMVRALLQLSSSSFVRELVLPAIVDPRY; encoded by the coding sequence ATGAAACTCATGGTCATCGGCGCCAGCAAAGGTCTTGGCCGCGCCTTCGTGGAAGGCATCTGCCGGCCCGGCGATACCGTCATCGGCGTATCGCGCACACGCCCCACGCAGCTGGACTGCAGCGAGGGCGTCGACCTGCACTGGATAGAAGCAGACCTGAGCCAGCCAGCACGGGCCGCCGCCAGCATCGCGGCGCAGGCGCCGCCGGATCTCGATGTGCTCATCCATAACCTTGGCATCTGGGAGGAGACCGCATTCAGTGACGACTACGATTTCCTCAACGAAAGTGACAGCGCGCTGGCGCAGCTGGTGGACGTCAACATCACCGCCACCCTGCTGCTGCTCAAGCAGCTGCTGCCGCGCGTGCTCGGCGGGCGCCGCCCGCAACTGGTGTTGACCGGCTCGACCTCGGCGCTGCCGCGCAGTGGCCGCCCCGAGGTGGCCTTCGGCGCGTCCAAGTTCGCGCTCAACGGCATTGCCGATGCCCTGCGCGAAGGCTTCCGCCAGCAGCGGCTGGCCGTGACGACGCTGCAGCTGGGCTACCTCAATACCGAAGATGCACTGTCGGTGCCGCTGCAGCAGGCGGCCGCACGCGGCAATGGCGAGTACGTGCCGGTGCACGACGTGGTGTCGATGGTGCGCGCCCTGCTGCAGCTGTCATCGTCCAGCTTCGTGCGCGAGCTGGTGCTGCCCGCCATCGTCGATCCGCGTTACTAG